The DNA segment TTATATAATTTTATTTTTGAGATAGCAGAGATTACTTTAAAAAAATTAAGTAATATGGAAAAAGAGTTCAAAATTGGTATAGATTGTGTTATAGAATTAAGTCAAGAAAATATAATTAAAAATAATCAAAAGATATCTTTAAATCTTTTAGAAAGCAAAGATACAGAAAGTTATTTTATAATAAAGAAATATATGTCAACTTCAAGATTAGTATTGAATAATAACCCTTGTCCAGACCTTAATAAGGAGAATTATTTAGTAAAACTTTTAGATATAAAAGTTATAGATGATAAAAAATTTTATACTTTTGAGATGAATGCTATTTTTTATGATGCTTTTGTAAAAGAAAGAATTGGTAGTTCAGAAATAAATACTATAAAGATAGGAGGAAGTCAAATTATTACTTTTATTTTAACAGAACAAGATTTTAGAGTGCTTGGAAAAGTTCTTCAAATTAATCGGGTAGAAGATAGTGTAGATCTTTCAAAAGTTTTTCGTTAAATCAGATAATTTTTGAAATAGTTGGAAATATTTAAATGAACTATTCTAAAGAACACTTAAAAATTATTTTTTTGTCAAAACTTTTCAAGAAGACTCTCACCTACAGAGGTGGGGAAAGTTCACTTAGAGTAAATGTGTATCTTGCTATTAATAGAATTTATAATATTATTTACTTAGTTATCTTATCTTAATATTGTATAATTTTTTATTTTTAAATTAATTATATATTATATAGTAGATAAATAAGATTTGCATAAGAAAAAAACTAGAAGTCCAGTTTACAGAAATGTAGACTGGACTTTTATATTACCAAAAAATAGGAGGAGATAGTTATGGGTACATTTGCAGGAATCTTAATTTTAGTAGGGACTACTATAAAAGCATTAGATGATATTTTAAATGATAAGAAATAGGAGATGAGAGGAATGGCAGGAATGAAGCTATATGAGATTAGAAATGGAATGATTGATACTCTAGACATATTTCTAGAAAGTGATCAAACAGAGATAGACAGAGAGAACTATAATGATATTATGAATTATTTAAAGGAAGAGTTAAAGAGCAAAAGCTCTGATCTAATAAAATATATTAGAAATTTAGAATTAGAAAATACTGTAACTAAACTAGAGATTGAAAGATTAGAGGATCTAAAAAAAGGTAAGGAGAAGAAGATTAAGTCAATTAAGAGCTATATAAAGAGAATATTACTTGATCTTGATAAAAAGAAAGTGGAGACAGAGCTAGGGAACCTTAGTCTTAGAAAAACTACAAGTGTGGAGATAACAGATATTACAAAGATACCTAAAGAGTACTTAGTAGTAAAAGAGGAAGTCACACCATCTAAAAAACTTATAGGAGATAGTCTAAAGAAAAATATACTGATTGATGGAGTAGTTTTAAAAGAGGACTATTCAGTGTTGATAAAATAATCCTGAAGGAATTACGAGGAATCCTAAAGGATTTAAAAGGAAAATATTTAAGAAAAGCAGGAAAAACCACAGGAATTTAGGAAAAGTGAGGAATTTTAGATAAAACATAAAAACATCTTAAAATCACATTTCCTGATTCCTGATTTAGAAAAGTGTATATAGTTTTCAAGAAAAATACCCATTTTAAAGGAGGAAAGTTGATTATGGAAAATAAAGAGTTTATGGATATCATTGAAGGATTAAAAGGTAATATAAATGATAAGATAAAAGATTTCTTGGAGAACTCACAAGAGCTAAAAGACTTTATAGATTTTAGGAAGAAACACTTCTATAACTATAGCATTAGAAATACAGTCCTTATATATAAGCAAGATAGA comes from the uncultured Fusobacterium sp. genome and includes:
- a CDS encoding siphovirus Gp157 family protein, yielding MAGMKLYEIRNGMIDTLDIFLESDQTEIDRENYNDIMNYLKEELKSKSSDLIKYIRNLELENTVTKLEIERLEDLKKGKEKKIKSIKSYIKRILLDLDKKKVETELGNLSLRKTTSVEITDITKIPKEYLVVKEEVTPSKKLIGDSLKKNILIDGVVLKEDYSVLIK